caatggaatgaggtttgatttggttataaaccaaaaccaaacccactgccatcgagtcgattctgactcatagcgaccctgcaggacagagtagaactgccccacacagtttctaaggagcacctggtggattcaaactgccgaccttttggttagcagctgtagctcttaaccactacgctaccagggtttccaaacaagtACCCTAATAAAGGTTCTCACATGATGCTATAGGAGTAGCACCTAAGAaagttttgaaaaaaatcagccacaaaaAGAAGTCCAGGGGTGCTTGCCTCAATTTTATTATCTTAGTCCTTCTCTGGTACTGACTTTTCCTCGTCCATAAATAAGAAATATATAGCAGAAGAGGAAAAGTTGAGGTGATAGAAAACCTCCCCCCCGAAACAATTGGGTCTTTTCTGTATTTTAGACTGTTCTTAAGCTGTTGTATGGTTTCAGAATATCTACAGTTGTGTGAAGacaatttataaatataaatttatttaatctATAAGTTTATCGATGATCTGCTGTGGGGTTAGTATGTTGGTAAGTACTATATGAGCACAGTGGTATGACCTAGGTGTTGGTTTTCCCTAAGGCAAACCTTCCCTCTACTCTTCTAATGTAACTTCTTACTCTGAGCTATCTTGTTCACATCTAACCATGATGCTGGCTCTCAGATGTAAATCTCTAGTCCAGGCATTTTTTAAGCTCTGTATTTATACATCAAAGTACCTCCTAATATCACAGGAaccttaaacacagaagaaaatttcaACACCCCCATGGCCCCAAACTGTTTCCTAGCCTGGACTTCAAAGATActatgatcattcaaaagcagctgcagcagtgtatcaatagggaactgccagaaattcaagctgggttcagaagaggacatggaacaagagatatcattgctgatgtcagatagatcctggctgaaagcagagaatactagaaagatgtttatctgtgttttactgactgtgcagatcataccaaattatggacaacactgaaaagaatgagaattatagaacacttaattgtgctcatgaggaacctttacatagatcaagaggcagttgttcgaacaaggggatactgcatggtttaaagtcagcaaaggtatctgtcaggactgtatcctttcaccatacctattcaatctgtatgctgagctaataaccccagaagctggactatacgaagaaaagGGCATTGGGAGtcaaagaagactcattaacaacctgcattatgcagatgatacagacttgcctgctgaaagtgaagaggacttaagtgcttactgatgaagatcaaagaccacagccttcagtacaggttatacctcaacataaagaaaacaaaaatcttcacaactggaccaataagtaacatcatgataaatgggaaaaagattgaagttgtcaaggattctattttacttggatccacaatcaacgcccacggaagcagcagacaagaaatcaaaagactcattgtactggggaaatctgctgcaaaagacctctttaaagtgttgaaaagcaaagatgtcactctgaagactaaggtacatctgacctaggccgtggtattttcaatcaactcgtatgcatgtgaaagctggaagatgaataaagaagactaaagaatcgacgcctttgaattgtggagttgctgaagaatactgaatataccatggactgccaaaaaagcaaacaaatttgtctaggaagtacaaccagaatgctcctgagaagcaaggatagcgagactacatcttatatactttgaacatgttgtcaggagggatcagtccccggagaaggacatcctgctcggtaaagtagagggctggcaaaaaaaaggggaagacctcaACAAgactgactgacacagtggctgcaacagtgggctcaagcataacgacgacgtgaggatgatgcaggaccaggcagtaattcattcttttgtacatagcgttgctatgactgggaaccgactcaacggcacctaacaacaacaacaacagaagtagTACAACAATGAAAAGACCACTAGTTTCTCAATTAGGAGACTGGACTTCTCATCTGTAAACCAATACTACCTAATTATAAAACCTGAGTGAGTTAATCTTCCTGGATCTTAAGTTTCCAGATCTGTAAAATTATGAGGTAGAACTAACAGCTCCCTAAAGCTCTGAAAAATCTAGGAACCTGGATAATAAAAATTCCTCATCCCAAGCAAACATTTAAGTGAGGAAATGGAGTACAGACCACAGTAACTATAATTCATTGCTTCCCAGGTACCTGAAATAAGGCTTGTCAGGAGACATGGTGATCTGTAGGACCTCACTTGTCATATCCAATTCAGAAAATGCTTCACGGAGTCCCTCTGACTGCAGAATGATTTTGTTAATAACATTGGTGCTGCAGAAATCAAAATCCAGAGTTTCCTCAGGCTCCTGAGTATTGATTTTGCAAACAGTCACCACTCCTCCTTCTTCCAAAAATAGCATCAAAGGGTAACCATAACCTTGGTAACACATTCGAAGTGCAGTTAAAGTGCCTGCAATGGAAATAAATCACACCTGGGTATAGCTTTATAGCCGAATTCAGCTTCTACTCAAAATGGCACATATGACACATACAACTCCTCAAAAATAATCTTATTTACCCAATTTCTAACCTATCCttataaaaaattacattttcccTGATGACAGTTGTGTGTAGACAATTCCAGAAATAATTATAAGAAAACTGGGAACCAGAACTATAATGTAATGTAACTTTCTGAAATCATTTTCTAACTTGCCAGAAATACTTACAGAAATAGCTTACTGATTTTATATATAATCGAATTTATACAATTTCAGTAAGGCAATCTACGTGGATCATCACTACAAACAACAGAATTATTGAATAGGCTATACTATTTCTTGAAGGTTCAATTTGTGTAAAAGCTGTGGATTGCTTTTGACATCTTCTGTACTACATcagtgaggagccctgatggcgcagtggttaagcgcttgctgctaactgaaaggctggcagttcaaacccaccagccactccacaggaaaaagctgtctgcttctgtaaaaattgacagccttcctggaaaccctacggggcagttctactccatcctgtagggtcgctatgagttggaattgacttgatggcaataggtttttcaTAATGTCAGGGTATTCACTATGATAAGAATCCTACAATCTCTCCTATTGGAAGATATTCTTTACGTTTCCTTGAATTTTAAGATCAAACTGGGGAAAAAGGAGGGTGGTTAATGGTGGTGTGGGCTTTAACATTGCAAAACATCAAAGGGGAGGAGAAATATGACAGGATATTCTAGTTCCTTTCTCTTACTTGATGGAGAGCCACAgtcaggggtgggggagggcagaTGTCTTCATGAAAAACCAACTGGGGAACACTGCATTAGAAAATGATTACCATATTtatacacaaataatgcacacattgTATGTTTTTTTGCCAAACCCTCTGCACATTATTTTCCTAGGCGTGCTACGCGTGTTATATGTACGTACACGTTATTTACGGGAGTGCATTATGTGCAAAAATTTGGTGATACTCGTGGAATTGTCactgcaaaaataaaatatattttctagaGAACTATCACTGAGTTTTCCCCAGCTAATCTCCAGATTCCTTTTCTATGAATTAAAATCATATTCTGGGGATCCCTTGTAGTTTCATATCTACAGCAACTGAAAATAATTTCctaagcaaatgaaaaaatatatatatttaaaggaaAGTACTTGCAGAAACAGACATAACAATGAATAAAGCAGGgcttaaaggagaaaaacaaacttTGAATATAGTAGACCGCAAGTCAGGACACTTGGTTTATTTTTCTCTGCCACTAGGTAGTTGCGTATTTCTGGacaaattagggaaaagaagCAAGAGAACATATTTCACAAGGTTAAAGATATTTAAGACACattcaaggtcttattttggtCAGTTCAAATTTAAAATCCCTGAatccttggggggaaaaaaagatgagtGTAATACTATGGCAAATATGAAAAGAATCACAAACACTTCCTGTTAATATTATGAAAAGTCAGAATCCGTGACTGTGaccaaagaaaaatgaatgggTGATAAGGGTGATAAATTTTCTAAAGAGATGTTTATATTCTAGATAACTTTATCTTTCTGATCACTGCGTGTAATGTTGGTATGTCATGTTAAAATGGTAATAAAATGGTTCACCTGGCATAGGACTTGATCCAAAAATAGATAAACAGTCTAAAAGGACTGTTAAATGAATTCGAAATGTAACAGATTCTTCCCGAACCATAAATTCTTGAAATATTCCAGCCTATGAAAAAAGTAAACATGGAATATAACTGTCTATGTCAAAGAATGAGAAATCATATAACATTCTAGATTTCACTTTATATGTTTTAACGTAACAATACTGTCCTAAGTCTATGAGAATAATTTCTGATTACCAGTCAATACGTTAGTTTTTTCAACTATTACTCATTAAAATAGTGCCACCTAGTGGCCAAAGGCATAGCAGTGACTCAGGCTCCCTGCAAAACTTTCACGAAGGGGACATCTAGCTTCCTGTATCTAAAAACTAGCCCCCACATGACTCTCCCTTGTCGCCTTTTTTATGCCCATCAGTACCATTAAGGTCACTTGGAAAATAACCAACAATTTGATAATGCATGCAGGATATtagttttcaatttcttttgaggACAAGAACCATGCCTCATTGATCCTTCTATTCCTGAGGTCACTACTGTGCACTTCGGTGTCAAAAAATGCTGAACTGAATTTGAAAGCCTATCTGGACCACACAAGTATCACTTTATAGGAACAAATAAATAGGTACAATTACAACCAATAAAaggaaaatctttaaaaaattgttgtttttaatagggaaaaaaacccagtgctgtcgagttgattccgactcatagcgaccctataggacattttAACAGGGAGGTAGTAATAATGtagtaaggaaccctggtggtgcggtggttaagcacttggctgctaactgaaaggtcaacagtttgaacccaccagccagtctgtgagagaaggatgtagcagtctgctttcataaagattacagacttggaaactctgtggggcaggtgtactctgtcctacagggttgctatgagtcacaatgaactcaacagcaacgagtttagtttggttttggaaaatgCAGTGGTAAAGAACACATACTCTGGAGCTAAATGCTCTGGGTTCTCATTCTAACTCAGCCAGTTACCAGCTGTGGGACTGCTGGCAAATCACTTAAGcagtctgtgcctcagtttacacATATGTACAAGGAAGAATAACAGAGTCTACCTCATAGgactattgtgaagattaaatgaattaaacatATGAAGCACTCAGAAAAGTGCCTGGCCTGTAGCTTTCACTAACAGATTTTAGCCATTATTAACCACTATCTCTGTAAAACAAGATGGGAAGAGAATTTGCTTCCAGGAGAGAGAAAGAGTTCGAGTCATGACATGTTGTTCTTTAACTTAAATTATCTCTATTAAGTCCTTCAGAATTTGATCAACAGGGTAACAAATGTCTTATGTTACAGGCTTAAAGGTGTCTACTCCCATACCTGAATAAAAGCATTTGCTTGCACACACTTCGCTTTTTCCACTGTGACCTTAATTCCATTTTTAGTAGCAAAACATGTGGCATAATCTTGGAAATGAATAGCTTTCAAGATAGTGGAGAGATTCCTCACGTTGTCAAGGCTGGCCACCAAGCTGTACTGATCGTCTTCAGCTTGAATCTGTTGGGTTAGAAGGGGCATCGTCCACTGCAATCCGACCCTAAGGTGGGCCAACACCTGCTCCTGCGGATCGCGAAACACCTGACGAGATTCAACAACAAAACACCGGTCAATACCGGCGAGGACCGGTGATCCCAAACTGCCCTGGGGCGGTAAGGCGACGTGGAAGTGGCTCGGGCGTTGAACTGACCAGGAAAGCAGGGTTCGAACCCCAACTCCGCTACTTAATGTCTCTACAACTTTGGGGAAAATTACTCGCCTAAACTACGGTTTCCTCTTCTTTAGTATCGGGATAACACCTACCTGAAAAGTTGTGAAGAATGAAAAAACTCACACAGTAATTCTATTTGTTGCCAATTTGTTTTATCACGCCAAACAGAAGCTACGTTATTTCCACGGGGTCTGTTCGGAGCCGTCTCGCGCCACAAACCCGTCTCTAACAGAACAGGCGAAGAAGGGCGGGCCCCGGTTCCTCAGACGATGCTCGAAGTCTCAGACAACCCCATTCAACAGCCCGCCCGCGAGAAAGCACCGGGGCACACAGAAATCCAACCTTTGGAGTGGGGTCCCGACGTCTGAGAGCCCCTCGCAGCTAGGTCGCTGGGGAAGCGAGCCCTAACGCTCCGGGAATCTTGAAGTGTAGTCGTCACTGCCCCCACGCTCCTAACAGCGGCTTTTCGCCTCCGCCACCGTCACCGCGGGGCTGGAGGGCGACTAGAGGGCCGATTTTACGGTACCATAGAGACCGGAAAGACTCACCATAGAGTTGGAGGAAAACCAGAGACTTGAACATGCCATACCATAGAGATCGGAAAGAGGGAAGAGTGACCGAGCCGGAAGGAAAGCGAAGAGCGAAGGCGGCGAGGCAAGATGGCTGCAACCAAGAGGAAACGGCGTGGAGACCTGGCGATCCAGCCCAAGAAGCCAAAGAGGAACAAAAAGGATGCTGGGCGGCCGGCTAAGCTGCACGACACGGCAGAGAAGGCTGAGGAAGAGGATAGAGACCGTATCCCAGGTCCCGTGTGCAAGGTAAAAGCTACCCTCCGGTTGCATA
Above is a window of Loxodonta africana isolate mLoxAfr1 chromosome 2, mLoxAfr1.hap2, whole genome shotgun sequence DNA encoding:
- the RAD1 gene encoding cell cycle checkpoint protein RAD1, with product MPLLTQQIQAEDDQYSLVASLDNVRNLSTILKAIHFQDYATCFATKNGIKVTVEKAKCVQANAFIQAGIFQEFMVREESVTFRIHLTVLLDCLSIFGSSPMPGTLTALRMCYQGYGYPLMLFLEEGGVVTVCKINTQEPEETLDFDFCSTNVINKIILQSEGLREAFSELDMTSEVLQITMSPDKPYFRLSTFGNAGSSHLDYPKDSDLMEAFHCNQTQINRYKISLLKPSTKALVLSCKVSIRTDNRGFLSLQYMIRNEDGQISFVEYYCCPDEEVPESES